The following coding sequences are from one Thiohalospira halophila DSM 15071 window:
- a CDS encoding DMT family transporter yields the protein MRHLLGPIFGLELVFVLLWNSGFIGAEYGLPYAGPWTLLFWRYVALALLLGGWLVIRQRMTWPGNRAVSHTALVGILAHGVWLGCVLVALDMGVPAGIVALVTALQPLLTGALAGPVLGEHSDLRQWIGLVLGFAGVVIAVGARLSGDAVTPALGYLIPFGSVVAITIASLMQRHWARAGTSEPQPLDITLFYQSVATALALLPLAWLVEDFATDWTAPFLGTMAWLIVAVSLGAYWSMWRLLGRDEATRVASLFYLSPPVTMVMAWAAFGDGLIATDILGLVVAGLGVMLVYRVGFRLRQS from the coding sequence ATGCGCCACCTCCTTGGCCCCATCTTCGGCCTGGAACTGGTCTTCGTCCTCCTCTGGAACTCCGGCTTCATCGGCGCCGAATACGGCCTGCCCTACGCCGGCCCCTGGACCCTGCTCTTCTGGCGCTACGTGGCGCTGGCCCTGCTGCTGGGCGGCTGGCTGGTGATCCGCCAGCGCATGACGTGGCCGGGCAACCGGGCGGTGAGCCATACCGCGCTGGTGGGCATCCTCGCCCACGGCGTCTGGCTGGGCTGCGTGCTGGTGGCGCTGGACATGGGCGTGCCGGCCGGCATCGTCGCCCTGGTCACGGCGCTGCAGCCGCTGCTCACCGGGGCGCTGGCTGGGCCGGTGCTCGGCGAGCACTCCGATCTGCGGCAGTGGATCGGGCTGGTCCTCGGCTTCGCCGGCGTGGTCATCGCCGTGGGGGCGCGCCTCTCCGGCGACGCCGTGACCCCGGCGCTGGGCTACCTCATCCCCTTCGGCTCCGTGGTGGCCATCACCATCGCCAGCCTCATGCAGCGCCACTGGGCGCGGGCCGGTACCTCCGAACCCCAGCCCCTGGATATCACGCTCTTCTACCAGAGCGTGGCCACCGCCCTGGCGCTGCTGCCCCTGGCCTGGCTGGTGGAGGACTTCGCCACCGACTGGACCGCCCCCTTCCTGGGCACCATGGCCTGGCTCATCGTCGCCGTCTCCCTGGGCGCCTACTGGTCCATGTGGCGCCTGCTGGGCCGGGACGAGGCCACCCGCGTGGCCAGCCTCTTCTACCTCAGCCCCCCGGTGACCATGGTCATGGCCTGGGCCGCCTTCGGCGACGGCCTCATCGCCACCGACATCCTCGGACTGGTCGTGGCCGGCCTGGGCGTGATGCTCGTCTACCGGGTGGGGTTCCGGCTGCGGCAGTCGTAA
- a CDS encoding putative bifunctional diguanylate cyclase/phosphodiesterase has product MAADESSPEAIRRDARTGLANREAFYRETEPLAEQALATGGSLVLLVVDIDNVDFALRTFGPRERDEVVRAIGERLEAAAPEGVRPYHIMQGRFTLVLQDIPYQRAVRVARALLDACREPLEVQGAPYRLEAQVGVGHFPHHADTLDQWVRAAVFATHQARTTRSGYAIFDTSWDRRDRQRFRRLVDLGEALEHGDEICVAYQPQVDLTTGECTGVEALCRWEHPREGLIPPGDFMPFAEQSHLIGPLTEAVVAEALADLASWRERGFGGDVSINLSPGLFRDPDLQDRLMAHFRFANMDPQQVRFEVTESGIIEEPNRGINTLAAFRSRGSRISVDDFGTGHSSLAYLADLPVDELKIDKHFIQGLGHAWGEAIVGASVTLAGKLGLDTVAEGIETELQRDKCRELGCGRAQGFFTGRPMFRADFEAWLGLQ; this is encoded by the coding sequence ATGGCGGCCGACGAATCCTCGCCGGAGGCGATCCGCCGGGACGCGCGGACGGGGCTGGCCAACCGCGAGGCCTTCTATCGCGAGACCGAGCCGCTGGCGGAGCAGGCGCTGGCGACGGGCGGCTCGCTGGTCCTGCTGGTGGTGGATATCGACAACGTCGACTTCGCCCTGCGGACCTTCGGGCCGCGGGAGCGCGACGAGGTGGTGCGCGCCATCGGCGAGCGACTGGAGGCCGCCGCCCCGGAGGGTGTACGCCCCTATCACATCATGCAGGGGCGGTTTACCCTGGTGCTGCAGGACATCCCCTACCAGCGCGCGGTCCGGGTGGCGCGAGCCCTGCTGGACGCCTGCCGGGAGCCGCTGGAGGTGCAGGGGGCGCCCTACCGGCTGGAGGCGCAGGTGGGGGTCGGCCACTTCCCCCACCACGCCGACACCCTGGACCAGTGGGTCCGCGCGGCGGTCTTCGCCACCCACCAGGCGCGGACGACCCGCAGTGGCTACGCCATCTTCGACACCAGCTGGGACCGGCGGGACCGCCAGCGCTTCCGCCGGCTGGTGGACCTGGGCGAGGCGCTGGAGCACGGCGACGAGATCTGCGTCGCCTACCAGCCCCAGGTGGACCTGACCACCGGCGAGTGCACGGGCGTAGAGGCGCTCTGCCGCTGGGAACATCCCCGCGAGGGCCTCATCCCGCCGGGGGACTTCATGCCCTTCGCCGAACAGAGCCACCTCATCGGCCCGCTCACGGAGGCCGTGGTGGCGGAAGCGCTGGCGGACCTGGCGAGCTGGCGGGAGCGCGGATTCGGCGGGGACGTCTCCATCAACCTCAGCCCCGGCCTGTTCCGCGATCCCGACCTCCAGGACCGCCTCATGGCCCACTTCCGCTTCGCCAACATGGACCCGCAGCAGGTCCGCTTCGAGGTCACCGAGAGCGGGATCATCGAGGAGCCCAACCGGGGCATCAACACCCTGGCCGCCTTCCGCAGCCGGGGCAGCCGCATCTCCGTGGACGACTTCGGCACCGGCCACTCCTCCCTGGCCTACCTGGCGGACCTCCCGGTGGACGAGCTCAAGATCGACAAGCACTTCATCCAGGGATTGGGCCATGCCTGGGGCGAGGCCATCGTCGGCGCCTCGGTGACCCTGGCCGGCAAGCTCGGGCTGGATACCGTGGCCGAGGGCATCGAGACCGAGCTGCAGCGGGACAAGTGCCGGGAGCTGGGCTGCGGGCGGGCCCAGGGCTTCTTCACCGGCCGGCCCATGTTCCGGGCCGACTTCGAGGCCTGGCTGGGGCTCCAGTGA